The Sphingomonas alpina genome has a segment encoding these proteins:
- a CDS encoding TolB family protein, which produces MLPIANAPRTPRHWTPPAISTDDYESTPTFSPDGRELLYLSADRSFARWRLLMSRCIDGRWSSPAPPPFAAPTPVIEADPGYTPDGKGLYFLSARHDPANEDFDIWYVERHADGNWGQPRRLPSPVNSPHAELLPRADLAGRLYFGSSRLGGHGQGDIYVAERDRQGSWQVRNAGPPISTAANEYEAEISRDGRTMIVVADRGDRSHLYRFVRDGSTWRETGRVPTDLTVFQVGPLLSPDARSLLFAQADQKRSGEIFQADLQPDGARGWPKPCENQGREQ; this is translated from the coding sequence ATGCTCCCAATCGCCAATGCTCCCCGAACGCCGCGCCACTGGACGCCGCCCGCAATTTCAACCGATGACTACGAATCGACACCCACCTTCTCGCCCGATGGACGCGAACTCCTCTATCTTTCCGCCGACCGCTCCTTCGCACGGTGGCGCCTGTTGATGTCACGCTGCATCGATGGCCGCTGGAGTTCGCCGGCCCCTCCTCCGTTCGCTGCGCCCACCCCAGTGATCGAGGCCGATCCCGGATATACGCCCGACGGCAAGGGCCTGTATTTCCTCTCCGCACGGCATGATCCTGCGAATGAGGATTTCGACATTTGGTATGTCGAGCGCCACGCCGATGGCAACTGGGGCCAGCCGCGACGTCTGCCCTCGCCAGTGAACTCACCGCATGCCGAATTGCTGCCGCGCGCCGACCTTGCAGGACGACTCTATTTCGGATCCAGCCGGCTCGGGGGCCACGGGCAAGGCGATATCTATGTTGCCGAGCGCGATCGCCAGGGTAGCTGGCAGGTGCGCAATGCCGGCCCGCCCATCAGTACGGCGGCCAATGAATATGAAGCGGAGATTTCGCGCGATGGCCGCACAATGATCGTCGTTGCGGATCGTGGCGATCGCTCGCACCTCTATCGCTTCGTGCGCGATGGAAGCACATGGCGTGAGACAGGACGCGTACCGACCGACCTCACCGTCTTCCAGGTCGGTCCATTGCTGTCACCCGACGCCCGCTCGCTGCTCTTCGCTCAGGCCGATCAAAAACGCTCCGGCGAGATTTTCCAGGCCGATCTGCAGCCCGACGGAGCACGCGGCTGGCCGAAACCATGCGAAAACCAGGGGCGCGAGCAATGA
- a CDS encoding LysR substrate-binding domain-containing protein, whose translation MLEACARHASYSRAADELGVSPAAVSQRMRDLQAELGVSLFERHGPRVAPTEQGLRLAGRVRDALAILSAGIDECSDSRVIRISAAPTFAARWLAPRLADFRKAHDPVRIVVDAAIDVRPQGSFDVAIRSGRGRWRGCASTRLFAVEGTPLYNPHLYDPGILSSPAGLLTCELVHSDEWDAWFTLAGIPVPAQGPHYSNARYPTQDLAGAAALEGAGVALLSPRLFADAITLGRLIRPFDITLNGPESYWLLTAEGEARPHVTAFCDWLMETIG comes from the coding sequence ATGCTCGAGGCATGCGCGCGTCATGCAAGCTATTCGCGTGCGGCAGATGAGCTGGGCGTCAGCCCGGCCGCGGTCAGCCAGCGCATGCGTGACCTGCAGGCCGAACTCGGGGTGAGCCTGTTCGAACGGCATGGCCCGCGGGTCGCACCTACCGAACAGGGCTTGCGTCTGGCCGGGCGGGTTCGCGATGCGCTGGCGATTCTCTCCGCCGGCATCGACGAGTGCAGCGACAGCAGGGTGATCCGTATCAGCGCCGCGCCGACCTTCGCGGCGCGCTGGCTGGCGCCGCGGCTCGCGGACTTCAGAAAGGCGCACGACCCGGTGCGGATCGTGGTCGATGCGGCGATCGACGTTCGCCCGCAGGGCAGTTTCGACGTGGCGATTCGGAGTGGACGGGGGCGGTGGCGAGGCTGTGCCTCGACCAGGCTGTTCGCCGTCGAGGGAACGCCGCTCTACAATCCGCATCTCTATGATCCCGGTATTCTGTCGAGCCCCGCCGGCCTGCTGACCTGCGAACTGGTTCATAGCGACGAATGGGACGCCTGGTTCACGCTTGCCGGTATCCCGGTGCCGGCGCAGGGCCCGCATTATTCGAATGCGCGTTACCCGACACAGGATCTCGCAGGTGCGGCGGCACTTGAAGGCGCAGGCGTGGCATTATTGTCGCCGCGGCTGTTCGCCGACGCCATCACCCTCGGCCGGCTGATTCGACCGTTCGATATCACGCTGAACGGCCCGGAGTCATATTGGCTGCTGACGGCGGAGGGAGAGGCGCGACCGCACGTGACCGCGTTTTGCGACTGGCTGATGGAAACGATAGGCTAG
- a CDS encoding NAD kinase, whose translation MSDLQRRALVASPTPQAQEAARELADAHDWVHPEDADLIVALGGDGFMLQTLHAMLERRKPIVPVFGMNLGTVGFLMNEWQRHGLNDRLARTKPFKVTPLAMTAVTVSGDTYSLPAINEVSLLRETRQTAKLEITLNDRIVMPELACDGILVATPAGSTAYNFSAQGPILPLGSNLLALTPISPFRPRRWRGAIVPDKARISIRVLEPGKRPVSAVGDQREVRDVARVDVVIDRSRELTLLFDPEHALDDRITMEQFAA comes from the coding sequence ATGAGCGACCTGCAACGGCGTGCACTGGTTGCCTCGCCCACCCCGCAAGCCCAGGAGGCGGCCAGGGAGCTGGCCGACGCGCATGACTGGGTCCATCCCGAGGATGCCGACCTGATCGTCGCATTGGGTGGCGACGGGTTCATGCTGCAGACGCTCCATGCGATGCTCGAACGGCGCAAGCCGATCGTGCCGGTGTTCGGCATGAACCTCGGCACGGTCGGTTTCCTGATGAACGAATGGCAGCGCCACGGCCTCAACGACCGACTTGCGCGGACCAAGCCGTTCAAGGTCACGCCGCTCGCCATGACTGCAGTCACGGTCAGCGGCGACACCTATTCGCTTCCCGCGATCAACGAAGTCTCGCTGCTGCGCGAAACGCGCCAGACCGCGAAGCTGGAAATCACGCTCAACGACCGGATCGTCATGCCCGAACTGGCCTGCGACGGCATATTGGTTGCCACACCGGCCGGATCGACCGCCTATAATTTCTCCGCGCAGGGGCCGATCCTCCCGCTCGGCTCGAATCTGCTCGCGCTGACGCCGATCAGCCCATTCCGCCCGCGCCGCTGGCGCGGCGCGATCGTGCCCGACAAGGCGCGAATCAGCATACGAGTGCTTGAGCCCGGCAAGCGCCCGGTCAGCGCGGTCGGCGACCAGCGCGAAGTGCGCGATGTTGCCCGTGTCGACGTGGTCATCGACCGCTCGCGCGAGCTGACCTTGTTGTTCGATCCGGAGCACGCGCTCGACGATCGCATAACGATGGAGCAATTTGCTGCCTGA
- the moaA gene encoding GTP 3',8-cyclase MoaA, translating to MTCAPALKDRHGRTISYLRISVTDRCDLRCRYCMAEQMTFLPKAALLSLDEIAIIAERFIARGITKIRLTGGEPLVRRDVGDLVKRLGRHIGAKGAEGGLNELTMTTNGNRLAEHAPALVDAGMRRINVSLDSRDPDLFRHITRHGDVARVIDGIFAARDAGLAVKINMVALKGWNEHEIAPMLAWCSDEGLDLTLIETMPLGTVDEDRTDRFLPLTKVLDELKAQFPLVRDTHDSGGPARYWRRADSGTRLGLISPLTANFCDTCNRVRLTTEGILYTCLGHDDQVDLKAILRAEGLPGLDAALDAALLSKPARHDFDIAAATPAVARHMSVTGG from the coding sequence ATGACATGCGCGCCCGCCCTGAAGGACCGCCACGGCCGCACGATCAGCTATTTGCGGATCTCGGTCACCGACCGCTGCGACCTGCGCTGCCGCTATTGCATGGCCGAGCAGATGACGTTTCTGCCCAAGGCAGCGTTGCTCAGTCTGGATGAGATTGCGATCATCGCCGAACGCTTCATCGCACGGGGCATTACCAAGATTCGTCTGACCGGCGGCGAACCCCTGGTGCGCCGCGATGTCGGCGACCTGGTCAAGCGCCTCGGCCGGCATATCGGTGCCAAAGGAGCCGAGGGTGGTCTGAACGAACTGACCATGACCACCAACGGCAACCGGCTCGCCGAACATGCGCCCGCGCTGGTCGATGCGGGCATGCGCCGCATCAATGTCAGCCTCGACAGCCGCGACCCCGACCTGTTCCGCCACATCACGCGTCATGGCGATGTGGCCCGCGTAATCGACGGGATCTTTGCCGCACGCGATGCGGGACTCGCGGTGAAGATCAACATGGTCGCGCTGAAAGGCTGGAACGAGCATGAGATCGCGCCGATGCTCGCCTGGTGCAGTGATGAAGGACTCGACCTGACGCTGATCGAGACGATGCCGCTCGGCACGGTTGACGAGGACCGCACCGATCGCTTCCTGCCGCTGACCAAAGTGCTGGACGAGCTGAAAGCGCAATTCCCGCTCGTCCGCGACACGCACGACAGCGGTGGGCCGGCGCGCTACTGGCGCCGAGCCGACAGTGGCACCCGGCTCGGCCTCATCTCGCCGCTCACCGCCAATTTCTGCGACACCTGCAACCGCGTGCGCCTGACCACGGAGGGCATTCTCTACACCTGTCTCGGTCATGACGATCAGGTCGATCTGAAGGCGATCCTGCGCGCCGAGGGCTTGCCGGGGCTCGACGCAGCACTCGATGCGGCGTTGCTTTCCAAACCGGCGCGGCATGATTTCGACATCGCCGCCGCGACTCCCGCGGTCGCGCGCCATATGAGCGTCACTGGCGGATGA
- a CDS encoding diguanylate cyclase domain-containing protein, translated as MTDTSPTPLFILSFRQRDELAAIAAAAGWRVVAARRAAGVGRRFLGSGAPVAVIDARGSLSEGLDAAAALSGMIGSNGGAMLALVSRGDVDAIGRFYDAGATHFLASPFTEAEFVQALRFASRHAERMAGEWRASAPPDPLGWRLDLRSRTMVLTPAFARLLDIDEEPSPRALLRTLDAPERRAALTALRRLSPARHATAFAHDLHSVGRVVQHLQHDAKAGRIDALVEPLGSAPDSVAAMRDALSGTRDAGGARRWIDRRLVQTEGGPLTVLLVALNRFEVVNTAYGRAAGDGLLRAALRRIEEIVRETLERGALVARMGGSEYLVASEGVRERIDLAVEHIASALARPFVVGDSDRSAGLPYRHGGARRGG; from the coding sequence GTGACCGATACATCGCCCACCCCGCTTTTCATCCTGTCGTTCCGCCAGCGCGACGAACTCGCCGCGATCGCCGCCGCCGCCGGTTGGCGCGTGGTAGCCGCGCGCCGCGCCGCAGGAGTAGGGCGGCGCTTTCTGGGAAGCGGCGCGCCGGTCGCGGTGATCGATGCGCGCGGGTCGCTGAGCGAAGGACTGGATGCGGCGGCGGCGCTGAGCGGCATGATCGGCTCGAATGGCGGCGCAATGCTGGCACTGGTGTCGCGTGGCGATGTCGATGCGATCGGGCGTTTCTACGATGCCGGCGCGACGCATTTTCTCGCCAGTCCCTTTACCGAGGCTGAGTTCGTGCAGGCACTGCGCTTTGCTTCGCGACATGCCGAACGCATGGCGGGAGAATGGCGCGCGAGTGCGCCGCCAGATCCGCTTGGCTGGCGGCTCGACCTGCGCAGCCGCACGATGGTGCTGACCCCGGCCTTTGCCCGGCTGCTCGACATCGACGAGGAACCTTCGCCGCGCGCCTTGCTGCGGACGCTGGATGCACCGGAGCGCCGCGCGGCGCTGACCGCGCTACGCAGGCTATCGCCCGCGCGCCATGCGACCGCTTTTGCGCATGACCTGCACAGCGTCGGACGGGTGGTGCAGCACCTTCAGCATGATGCGAAGGCAGGGCGGATCGATGCGCTGGTAGAGCCGCTCGGCAGCGCCCCCGATTCGGTTGCGGCGATGCGCGATGCGCTGTCCGGTACGCGCGACGCCGGCGGGGCGCGACGCTGGATCGACCGGCGGCTGGTGCAGACCGAGGGCGGGCCGCTCACCGTCCTGCTTGTCGCGCTCAACCGATTCGAAGTCGTCAACACCGCCTATGGCCGCGCGGCGGGGGACGGCCTGTTGCGTGCCGCGCTTCGCCGGATCGAGGAGATCGTGCGCGAGACGCTCGAACGCGGCGCCCTGGTCGCGCGGATGGGCGGTTCGGAATATCTCGTCGCGAGCGAGGGCGTGCGCGAGCGCATCGACCTGGCGGTCGAGCATATCGCCAGCGCGTTGGCGCGACCCTTCGTGGTCGGCGATTCTGATCGCAGTGCTGGGTTGCCGTATCGGCATGGCGGAGCGCGGCGAGGAGGATAA
- a CDS encoding EAL domain-containing protein, translating to MAERGEEDNAATLLRRASEALADAKASDSATVRVAEAGEEDAPVDRLAAELRQAIEHGDIDILFQPQVSVSTGAIVGVEALARWDHAMLGMIGADALFAAAARADLEIGLSDHIQRIVMARATAWPAALSGLRLSLNLTAGDIARPGFADLFLDRIDASGFPRRRLTLEITESGLIEDLGIAATLLATLRSAGCRIAIDDFGTGYSSLAYLKSLPLDYLKIDKKLSQDITGTVRDRVVVRGVIDMARSLGLSVIAEGVETTEQLDLLAKEGCQYYQGFLCSEPVDVVTLLRLVEAQAKI from the coding sequence ATGGCGGAGCGCGGCGAGGAGGATAATGCCGCAACCCTGTTGCGCCGGGCCAGCGAGGCGCTGGCCGATGCCAAGGCTTCCGACAGTGCTACGGTGCGTGTCGCCGAGGCCGGCGAGGAGGACGCACCGGTCGACCGCCTGGCGGCCGAACTGCGCCAGGCAATCGAGCATGGTGATATCGACATCCTGTTCCAGCCCCAGGTGTCGGTATCGACCGGAGCGATCGTCGGGGTCGAGGCACTGGCGCGCTGGGATCATGCGATGCTCGGCATGATTGGCGCCGACGCCCTGTTCGCCGCGGCAGCGCGGGCCGACCTCGAGATCGGGCTGTCGGACCATATTCAGCGCATCGTGATGGCGCGCGCCACCGCCTGGCCTGCCGCATTGAGCGGATTGCGGCTGTCGCTCAACCTGACCGCCGGGGACATTGCACGACCGGGCTTTGCCGACCTGTTCCTCGACAGGATCGATGCGAGCGGCTTTCCGCGGCGTCGCCTGACGCTGGAGATCACCGAAAGCGGGTTGATCGAGGATCTCGGCATTGCCGCGACGCTGCTCGCCACCTTGCGCAGTGCCGGGTGCCGGATCGCGATCGATGATTTCGGCACCGGTTATTCGAGCCTGGCCTATCTCAAATCCCTGCCGCTCGATTATCTCAAGATCGACAAGAAGCTGTCGCAGGACATCACCGGAACGGTGCGCGACCGGGTGGTGGTGCGCGGCGTGATCGACATGGCGCGCTCGCTCGGTCTGTCGGTGATCGCCGAGGGCGTGGAGACGACCGAGCAGCTCGACTTGCTGGCCAAGGAAGGGTGCCAATATTACCAGGGCTTCCTGTGTTCCGAGCCGGTGGATGTCGTGACCCTGCTCCGGCTGGTCGAGGCACAGGCGAAGATCTGA
- a CDS encoding DedA family protein codes for MTHAIEGIIPIASIASYGLLGAALLALAERLIPVVPSYGLFIFLGSSMVATPIDLVPLIIATTLASSLGAVCWYGLGHALGEERTHNLVKRFGRYVWLREPVYLSLSDRYSRNAFVATFIGQTIPVVRVYLSLPAGILALPLVTFTLAVLSGSALWVGAFISLGYGLHVLGWNPWIATLVAVCVLIVLECCILWLVRRRKDTLA; via the coding sequence ATGACCCACGCGATCGAGGGCATCATCCCCATCGCCAGCATCGCCTCTTATGGCCTGCTCGGCGCGGCCTTGCTCGCCCTGGCGGAACGGCTGATCCCGGTGGTGCCATCCTATGGCTTGTTCATCTTTCTCGGCAGCTCGATGGTTGCCACACCGATCGACCTGGTCCCCCTGATCATCGCCACCACGCTCGCGTCCAGCCTCGGTGCGGTGTGCTGGTACGGCCTCGGCCATGCCTTGGGTGAAGAACGCACGCACAACCTCGTCAAGCGCTTCGGCCGCTATGTCTGGCTGCGCGAGCCGGTCTATCTCTCGCTGTCCGATCGCTACAGTCGCAACGCCTTTGTCGCGACGTTCATCGGCCAGACCATTCCCGTCGTGCGCGTCTATCTGTCGCTCCCGGCCGGCATCCTCGCATTGCCGCTCGTCACCTTCACGCTCGCAGTGCTCTCGGGCAGCGCCCTGTGGGTGGGCGCCTTTATCAGCCTCGGCTATGGTCTGCATGTGCTCGGCTGGAACCCGTGGATCGCGACCTTGGTCGCGGTGTGCGTGCTGATCGTGCTTGAATGCTGCATCCTGTGGCTGGTCCGGCGACGCAAGGACACCCTCGCCTAG
- a CDS encoding YybH family protein has translation MLNPAFGLAVIMLVAPDAASSATEAQAGVMAAMGESAKGWNQGDLVRFTSIYADEASFVASDGLVRGRKAIMARYAPRFAADAKRGTLAFEQLDFRLLDPAHALLIARYTLKFDGARDQSGPTSLVFERVAGKGWQIVADHSS, from the coding sequence ATGTTGAATCCCGCATTCGGACTGGCAGTGATCATGCTGGTCGCGCCCGACGCCGCGTCCTCCGCGACCGAAGCCCAGGCCGGGGTAATGGCGGCGATGGGGGAGAGCGCCAAGGGCTGGAACCAGGGTGACCTGGTGCGCTTCACGTCGATCTATGCCGACGAGGCGAGCTTCGTCGCGAGCGACGGGCTGGTGCGCGGGCGCAAGGCGATCATGGCGCGTTACGCGCCGCGATTCGCGGCCGATGCCAAGCGCGGGACACTGGCGTTCGAGCAACTGGATTTCCGGCTGCTGGACCCCGCCCATGCGCTGCTGATCGCGCGGTACACGCTGAAGTTCGACGGTGCGAGGGATCAGAGCGGGCCGACGTCGCTGGTGTTCGAGCGGGTAGCGGGAAAAGGGTGGCAGATCGTGGCGGATCATAGTTCCTAG
- a CDS encoding retropepsin-like aspartic protease has protein sequence MHRRPHFRPSTLDTESEGFCMRFGFAVAAFGVAFFAAAQFYAGPAVARSPDAVIPDSGNITLFQSPGRVLIMMRIGDGELVPMVFDTGSDGHSVDRLLVKRHKLKRIGAAIELDGTTGKTRKLPLVAVNDITLGGLKVGRIDATALDYDRSDAMGIISSEMFTGSLVYLDLANSRARLTPRGTSPVPPGPATDYVEGIPSIQMVMPDGSSLPAHFDTGFNGALSLPVSMMNKVPLMAPARVVGRFKSINTEGEVFGGRIRGKIRIGPVELENPDVTFLGDLANIGLPVIRQVTLVIDPLQKRNWVLKSGAD, from the coding sequence TTGCATAGGCGACCGCACTTCCGACCATCAACGCTTGATACCGAAAGTGAAGGGTTTTGCATGAGATTCGGTTTTGCCGTTGCTGCTTTTGGCGTGGCCTTCTTTGCCGCAGCGCAATTTTACGCGGGTCCCGCCGTTGCCCGCTCGCCGGACGCCGTTATTCCTGACAGCGGCAATATCACCCTGTTCCAATCGCCCGGGCGCGTATTGATCATGATGCGAATTGGCGACGGCGAACTCGTGCCCATGGTGTTCGATACAGGATCAGACGGGCATTCGGTCGATCGCCTGCTCGTGAAGCGTCACAAGCTGAAGCGGATCGGAGCGGCTATCGAGCTCGACGGCACGACCGGCAAGACACGCAAACTGCCGCTGGTTGCCGTCAACGACATCACGCTTGGCGGACTGAAGGTGGGAAGGATCGACGCGACCGCGCTCGATTATGACCGGAGCGACGCGATGGGGATCATTTCTTCGGAGATGTTCACGGGCAGCCTGGTCTATCTCGACCTCGCCAATTCGCGTGCTCGTCTAACACCTCGCGGGACCAGCCCGGTGCCTCCGGGGCCGGCGACCGACTATGTGGAAGGCATTCCCAGCATCCAAATGGTCATGCCCGACGGATCGTCGCTGCCGGCGCATTTCGATACGGGATTCAATGGCGCGCTGAGCTTGCCGGTTTCCATGATGAACAAGGTGCCATTGATGGCGCCTGCGCGCGTTGTCGGGCGCTTCAAGTCGATCAACACCGAAGGAGAGGTCTTTGGTGGCCGCATCCGCGGCAAGATCCGCATCGGGCCCGTCGAGCTTGAGAACCCAGATGTGACGTTCCTTGGCGATCTGGCCAATATCGGTCTGCCGGTCATACGGCAGGTAACGTTGGTGATCGACCCACTGCAGAAGCGCAACTGGGTCCTGAAATCTGGTGCCGATTGA
- a CDS encoding sensor histidine kinase, whose protein sequence is MAFELRRRWTFTAQLAVRGLIAGCLGAAGLTLIATGRPVLGIIAWVLAILAAIDLVRVAAIAERATRDLIDQLSSGADDLPAGLPPSFAHLEASIIRAIDARHDRETCLRARIDADLALLDTVSAAIFVTGDDGVIVQSNRAARALATSSPGRFADHPSLLPEDVRALLSGRPEAGRVIRLADGRAAHASVALFDLPDGTRRRLIALHIIAESLGAVEIDAWHRLSRVLAHEMMNSLSPVISLADSLVSLARDPDADPDRSQSAAAAATIARRAQHLMGFVERYRQLLAMPEPELAQVPLEEFAEDLAVLTRALDTRVSVRTIIEPPDLTARIDRELIEQALLNLLKNAVEACRECEQPVVILRCSADTGEVEMAVEDNGVGLPDTVEDLFLPFFTTKADGAGIGLAIARQIAVAHNGNLLARRRTKGCIFALRVPADAPRHDAS, encoded by the coding sequence ATGGCCTTTGAGCTGAGACGCCGTTGGACCTTCACGGCGCAGCTTGCCGTGCGCGGGCTGATCGCCGGATGCCTTGGCGCCGCCGGCCTGACCCTGATCGCTACCGGCCGTCCGGTCCTCGGCATCATCGCCTGGGTGCTCGCCATCCTGGCCGCGATCGATCTGGTGCGCGTCGCGGCGATCGCCGAGCGCGCGACACGCGACCTGATCGATCAGCTATCCAGCGGGGCCGACGACCTTCCCGCCGGACTGCCGCCCAGCTTCGCCCACCTCGAGGCGTCGATCATCCGGGCGATCGATGCGCGGCACGATCGCGAGACATGCCTGCGCGCGCGGATCGACGCTGACCTGGCGTTGCTCGATACGGTCTCCGCGGCGATCTTCGTGACGGGCGACGACGGAGTCATCGTGCAGAGCAATCGCGCCGCGCGCGCGCTCGCCACGTCGTCGCCGGGCCGTTTTGCCGACCATCCTTCCCTGCTGCCGGAGGACGTTCGGGCGCTATTGAGCGGCCGGCCCGAAGCGGGGCGGGTCATTCGCCTGGCCGATGGCCGTGCTGCCCATGCCTCGGTCGCGCTGTTCGACCTGCCCGATGGCACGCGCCGGCGCCTCATTGCGCTGCACATCATCGCGGAATCGCTGGGTGCGGTGGAAATCGACGCCTGGCATCGCCTCAGCCGGGTGCTCGCGCACGAAATGATGAATTCGCTGAGCCCGGTCATCTCGCTTGCCGACAGTCTTGTGTCGCTCGCGCGTGATCCGGATGCCGACCCCGATCGCAGCCAAAGCGCTGCCGCCGCGGCGACAATTGCGCGCCGCGCCCAGCATCTGATGGGATTCGTCGAGCGCTATCGGCAATTGCTCGCCATGCCCGAACCCGAACTGGCGCAGGTGCCGCTCGAGGAATTTGCCGAGGACCTGGCAGTGCTCACGCGGGCGCTCGACACGCGCGTATCTGTCCGCACGATCATCGAGCCACCCGATCTGACGGCGCGGATCGATCGCGAACTGATCGAGCAGGCTCTTCTCAATCTGCTCAAGAATGCTGTCGAGGCGTGCCGGGAGTGCGAACAACCCGTCGTCATTCTTCGCTGCAGCGCCGACACTGGCGAGGTCGAGATGGCGGTCGAGGACAATGGCGTCGGTCTGCCGGACACGGTCGAGGACCTTTTCCTGCCCTTCTTCACCACCAAGGCAGACGGCGCCGGCATCGGCCTCGCCATCGCCCGGCAGATCGCTGTCGCACATAATGGCAACCTTCTCGCCAGGCGTCGGACGAAGGGCTGTATCTTCGCGCTGCGCGTTCCAGCTGACGCGCCCCGCCACGACGCCTCCTGA
- a CDS encoding response regulator transcription factor gives MLIEDDAAIAQAIRLALRNVAEVAWFAAPAELPAPLRLDGYDAALLDMNFTPGERDGEAGLDVIDTIRRTDPSLAIVMLTVFGGVTLAVEALKRGASDFLLKPWRNDRLVAAIGTAVALTAMQRAGAAMSLEAIERHAIAQALERNDGNISRAAAALGLTRPALYRRMEKHGL, from the coding sequence TTGCTGATTGAGGACGACGCGGCGATTGCGCAGGCGATCCGTCTCGCGCTGCGTAACGTTGCCGAGGTCGCGTGGTTCGCCGCGCCGGCGGAACTGCCTGCGCCCCTTCGGCTCGACGGTTACGACGCCGCGCTGCTCGACATGAATTTCACGCCGGGCGAGCGCGATGGGGAGGCCGGACTGGACGTGATCGACACAATCCGCCGTACAGACCCCAGCCTGGCGATCGTCATGCTGACCGTGTTCGGCGGCGTCACGCTCGCAGTCGAAGCCCTGAAACGCGGTGCCTCCGACTTCCTGCTCAAACCATGGCGTAACGACCGGCTGGTCGCAGCGATCGGGACCGCCGTCGCGCTGACCGCCATGCAACGAGCAGGCGCCGCGATGAGCCTTGAGGCGATCGAGCGGCACGCGATCGCACAGGCGCTCGAGCGCAATGACGGCAATATCAGCAGGGCGGCTGCGGCGCTGGGCCTGACCCGGCCGGCGCTTTATCGGCGCATGGAAAAACATGGCCTTTGA